From Virgibacillus ihumii, the proteins below share one genomic window:
- a CDS encoding aldehyde dehydrogenase family protein, with amino-acid sequence MATKEMVLKPKVEKFLQGVKGLYVNGEYVQSTSGKTFDVLNPATEEVIAQVSEAQETDIDTAVEAAKKAFDEGEWTKMEAAERSHLIYKFADLLEENREELAQLEALDNGKPYEVALEDDVDGTVQHFRYYSGWATKITGKTVNVSPDYFNYIVHEPVGVVGQIIPWNFPLAMAGWKLGSALAVGCTIVIKPATETPLSLLYAAQLFKEAGFPDGVVNVVPGAGSVAGEAIITHKDVAKVAFTGSTGTGKNVMQKAADDIKGITLELGGKSPSIIFDDANMEEAIEGSLDGTMYNHGQNCSACTRLYVQRDHYDEVVDAIAERAKAIKLGPGMDAETEMGPLISAKQQQTVLDYIDKGKAEGARLVAGGKKAFDKGYFVEPTVFADVEDDMTIAREEIFGPVIAIFPFDSEEEVVKRANDSEYGLAASVWTENIRKGHRLSGKLQAGTVWVNDFGLELETMPFGGYKKSGVGREMGGEYGLANYTEVKSVLVKIK; translated from the coding sequence ATGGCTACAAAAGAAATGGTGTTGAAACCGAAAGTGGAAAAATTTTTACAAGGTGTTAAAGGACTTTATGTTAACGGAGAGTATGTGCAATCCACGAGTGGTAAAACATTCGATGTATTGAATCCGGCAACCGAAGAAGTTATTGCCCAAGTAAGCGAAGCACAAGAAACAGACATTGATACTGCTGTCGAGGCTGCCAAAAAGGCATTTGACGAAGGTGAATGGACGAAAATGGAAGCGGCGGAACGTTCACATCTGATTTATAAATTTGCCGATTTACTCGAAGAAAACCGTGAAGAACTTGCACAACTTGAAGCCCTGGATAACGGAAAACCATACGAGGTGGCACTCGAGGACGATGTTGACGGCACCGTCCAGCATTTCCGTTATTATTCCGGATGGGCTACAAAAATAACAGGAAAAACGGTCAACGTGTCCCCTGATTATTTTAATTATATTGTACATGAGCCGGTAGGTGTTGTCGGCCAGATCATCCCATGGAACTTTCCACTCGCCATGGCCGGATGGAAACTTGGTTCCGCCCTTGCTGTAGGATGTACCATAGTCATTAAACCGGCGACCGAAACACCATTATCACTGCTTTACGCTGCACAATTGTTCAAGGAGGCAGGATTCCCGGATGGTGTTGTCAATGTTGTTCCCGGTGCTGGCAGTGTAGCGGGAGAAGCGATTATTACGCATAAAGATGTGGCGAAAGTTGCTTTCACCGGCTCCACAGGTACTGGAAAAAATGTCATGCAAAAGGCTGCTGATGACATTAAAGGAATTACGCTGGAACTCGGCGGAAAATCACCAAGCATTATTTTTGACGACGCAAACATGGAAGAAGCAATTGAAGGATCACTCGACGGCACCATGTACAACCACGGCCAAAACTGCAGCGCCTGCACACGTCTCTATGTTCAGCGTGATCATTATGACGAGGTAGTCGATGCGATTGCCGAACGGGCCAAAGCTATTAAACTCGGACCAGGCATGGATGCTGAAACCGAAATGGGGCCGCTGATTTCAGCTAAGCAGCAGCAAACTGTTCTCGATTATATTGATAAAGGTAAAGCTGAAGGAGCGCGCCTCGTGGCAGGAGGCAAAAAGGCATTCGACAAAGGCTATTTCGTCGAACCAACTGTCTTCGCTGATGTTGAGGATGATATGACCATTGCACGGGAAGAAATATTCGGGCCAGTTATCGCCATATTTCCATTTGATTCAGAGGAAGAAGTTGTGAAGCGTGCAAACGACAGTGAGTATGGCTTAGCAGCAAGCGTTTGGACGGAAAATATTCGTAAAGGACACCGCCTTTCCGGAAAACTGCAGGCAGGTACTGTATGGGTTAACGATTTCGGCCTTGAATTAGAGACCATGCCTTTTGGCGGCTACAAGAAATCCGGAGTAGGCCGCGAGATGGGCGGCGAATATGGTTTAGCTAATTACACGGAAGTGAAAAGTGTATTGGTTAAAATAAAGTGA